One window of Nocardia nova SH22a genomic DNA carries:
- a CDS encoding dihydroorotase, protein MSDLVIRGVRPYGEGEPVDVLVRDGLIVALGAGDPGAVDGVPVADDAEVLDGNGRILLPGFVDLHTHLREPGREDTETIETGSAAAALGGYTAVFAMANTDPVADTAVVTDHVWRRGQEVGLVDVHPVGAVTVGLNGKQLAEMGTMAAGDARVRIFSDDGKCVYDPLIMRRALEYAKSLDVLIAQHAEEPRLTEGAIAHEGPTASRLGLAGWPRAAEESIVARDALLARDAGARVHICHASTAGTVELVKWAKGQGISITAEVTPHHLLLDDSRLETYDAVNKVNPPLREDSDAQALRRAIAEGVIDCVATDHAPHAEQEKCCEFAAARPGMLGLETALSIVVQTLVAPGLLDWRGVARVMSENPARIAGLDDQGRPIAVGEPGNLTLVDPDVSWTVRGRELASISDNTPYEAMTLPARVAATVLRGRITARDGKPDTARAGRVGS, encoded by the coding sequence GTGAGCGATCTGGTCATCCGGGGTGTGCGTCCCTACGGCGAGGGCGAGCCCGTCGACGTGCTGGTGCGGGACGGTCTCATCGTCGCGCTGGGCGCCGGGGACCCCGGCGCCGTCGACGGGGTCCCGGTCGCCGACGACGCCGAGGTGCTCGACGGGAACGGCCGGATCCTGCTGCCGGGCTTCGTCGATCTGCACACCCATCTGCGCGAACCGGGCCGCGAGGACACCGAGACCATCGAAACCGGTTCGGCCGCGGCGGCATTGGGCGGGTACACCGCGGTGTTCGCGATGGCCAACACCGATCCGGTCGCCGATACCGCGGTGGTCACCGATCACGTGTGGCGGCGCGGGCAGGAGGTCGGCCTGGTCGACGTCCACCCGGTCGGCGCGGTGACGGTGGGGCTGAACGGAAAGCAACTAGCGGAGATGGGCACCATGGCCGCGGGCGACGCCCGTGTCCGGATCTTCTCCGACGACGGCAAATGCGTCTACGACCCGCTGATCATGCGCCGGGCGCTGGAATACGCGAAATCCCTCGATGTGCTCATCGCCCAGCACGCCGAGGAACCGCGGCTGACCGAGGGCGCGATCGCGCACGAGGGCCCGACCGCGTCCCGGCTGGGCCTGGCGGGCTGGCCGCGCGCGGCCGAGGAGTCGATCGTGGCCCGCGACGCCCTGCTGGCTCGCGACGCCGGCGCCCGCGTCCACATCTGCCACGCCTCCACCGCCGGAACCGTCGAACTGGTGAAATGGGCCAAAGGGCAGGGGATTTCGATCACCGCCGAGGTGACCCCGCACCATCTGCTGCTCGACGACTCCCGGCTCGAGACCTACGACGCGGTCAACAAGGTGAACCCCCCGCTGCGCGAGGACAGTGACGCGCAGGCGCTGCGCCGGGCGATCGCCGAGGGTGTGATCGACTGCGTCGCCACCGATCACGCGCCGCATGCCGAACAGGAGAAGTGCTGCGAGTTCGCCGCGGCGCGGCCGGGCATGCTCGGACTGGAGACGGCGCTGTCGATCGTCGTACAGACCCTGGTGGCCCCGGGCCTGCTCGACTGGCGCGGCGTGGCCCGGGTGATGAGCGAGAACCCGGCCCGCATCGCCGGACTCGACGATCAGGGCAGGCCCATCGCGGTCGGCGAGCCCGGGAACCTCACGCTGGTGGATCCCGACGTGTCCTGGACGGTGCGCGGCCGGGAGCTGGCCAGCATCTCCGACAACACCCCCTACGAGGCGATGACGCTGCCGGCGCGGGTCGCCGCCACTGTGCTGCGCGGGCGGATCACCGCCCGTGACGGGAAGCCGGACACCGCACGGGCGGGGAGAGTGGGGTCGTAA
- the pyrR gene encoding bifunctional pyr operon transcriptional regulator/uracil phosphoribosyltransferase PyrR, translating to MAVPEDRAARSSAAEYSQRHDPDWVQAGRELLSSSDVGRTIARMAHQIIEKTALDSADAGAPRVVLIGIPTRGTTLAARLTDRIEEFSGVRPALGSLDITLYRDDLRNRPHRPLERTSVPEGGIDDALVVLVDDVLFSGRSVRSALDGLRDLGRPRAVQLAVLVDRGHRELPIRADYVGKNVPTSRSEDVSVLLTEHDGRDGVYLHQEEQR from the coding sequence ATGGCTGTGCCCGAAGACCGGGCCGCCAGGTCGAGTGCTGCCGAATATTCGCAGCGGCACGACCCGGACTGGGTGCAGGCCGGGCGCGAGTTGCTGTCGTCCTCCGATGTCGGCCGCACGATCGCGCGCATGGCGCATCAGATCATCGAGAAGACCGCGCTGGATTCCGCCGATGCCGGTGCGCCGCGCGTCGTTCTCATCGGGATCCCCACCCGCGGCACCACCCTCGCCGCGCGCCTCACCGACCGGATCGAGGAGTTCAGCGGCGTGCGACCCGCACTCGGATCCCTGGACATCACGCTCTACCGCGACGATCTGCGCAATCGCCCGCACCGGCCGCTGGAGCGGACGTCGGTGCCCGAGGGCGGTATCGACGACGCGCTCGTCGTCCTCGTCGACGATGTGCTGTTCTCCGGGCGCAGCGTGCGCTCGGCACTGGACGGGCTGCGGGATCTGGGACGGCCGCGCGCGGTGCAGCTCGCGGTACTGGTCGACCGGGGACATCGCGAACTGCCCATCCGCGCCGACTACGTCGGCAAGAACGTGCCCACCTCCCGGAGCGAGGACGTCTCCGTGCTGCTGACCGAGCACGACGGACGCGACGGGGTCTATCTACATCAGGAGGAGCAGCGGTGA
- the carA gene encoding glutamine-hydrolyzing carbamoyl-phosphate synthase small subunit, protein MSDRAAVMVLEDGKVFRGRRFGAEGQTLGEAVFCTAMTGYQETLTDPSYHRQIVVATAPQIGNTGWNDEDDESGRIWVAGYAVRDPAKRASNWRATTTLQDELERQHIVGIAGIDTRALVRHLRTRGSMKAGIFSGDAAAASTEELLGRVNDQPSMLGADLAEEVSTDGVYTIEPAGEHRFTVVAVDLGIKTNTPRMFAERGMRVHVVPSGVTLDQIRELKPDGVFLSNGPGDPATQDGAVELTKGILGEGLPLFGICFGNQILGRALGLKTYKMKFGHRGINVPVVDHTTGAISITAQNHGFALEGEAGQRFDTPFGTAEVSHTCANDGTVEGVRLVDGRAFSVQYHPEAAAGPHDAAYLFDRFAGLMEDA, encoded by the coding sequence ATGAGCGACCGCGCCGCGGTGATGGTGCTCGAGGACGGGAAGGTGTTCCGAGGCCGGCGGTTCGGCGCCGAGGGGCAGACGCTGGGCGAGGCGGTGTTCTGCACCGCGATGACCGGCTATCAGGAGACCCTGACCGACCCCAGTTACCACCGCCAGATCGTGGTGGCGACCGCCCCGCAGATCGGCAACACCGGCTGGAACGACGAGGACGACGAGTCGGGCCGGATCTGGGTGGCCGGATACGCGGTGCGCGACCCCGCCAAGCGGGCCTCCAACTGGCGCGCCACCACCACCCTGCAGGACGAGCTGGAGCGTCAGCACATCGTCGGCATCGCCGGAATCGACACCCGCGCGCTGGTCCGGCACCTGCGTACCCGCGGGTCGATGAAGGCGGGCATCTTCAGCGGTGACGCCGCGGCCGCCTCGACCGAGGAACTGCTGGGCCGGGTCAACGATCAGCCGTCCATGCTGGGCGCGGATCTGGCCGAGGAAGTGTCCACCGACGGCGTCTACACCATCGAACCCGCCGGTGAGCACCGGTTCACCGTGGTCGCGGTCGATCTGGGCATCAAGACCAACACCCCGCGGATGTTCGCCGAGCGCGGCATGCGGGTGCACGTGGTGCCGTCCGGAGTGACCCTGGACCAGATCAGGGAACTGAAGCCCGACGGCGTGTTCCTGTCCAACGGCCCCGGCGACCCGGCCACCCAGGACGGTGCCGTGGAACTCACCAAAGGCATTCTGGGCGAAGGACTTCCGCTGTTCGGCATCTGCTTCGGCAACCAGATCCTCGGCCGCGCGCTGGGACTGAAGACCTACAAGATGAAGTTCGGTCACCGCGGCATCAACGTCCCGGTCGTCGACCACACCACCGGCGCGATCTCGATCACCGCGCAGAACCACGGCTTCGCCCTCGAGGGTGAGGCGGGCCAGCGGTTCGACACCCCGTTCGGCACCGCCGAGGTCAGCCACACCTGCGCCAACGACGGCACCGTCGAGGGTGTGCGCCTGGTGGACGGCCGCGCGTTCTCGGTGCAGTACCACCCCGAGGCCGCCGCCGGACCGCACGATGCCGCCTATCTGTTCGACCGCTTCGCGGGTCTCATGGAGGATGCCTGA
- a CDS encoding alpha/beta fold hydrolase translates to MLAGVSNEADFTEPRPVSFHGRGGITLAGESWGPADGPLAIFLHGGGQTRHSWKESGAALAKVGMHAILLDARGHGESDWAPDGDYSRQAMTADLLGILAELDRSAIVVGASMGGLTALLATARPGHERIAGLVLVDVVPRPEHKGVERVMNFLGGHPEGFASLEEAADAVAEYLPHRRRPRNPEGLRRNLRLREDGRWYWHWDPAMMSARPEDIELQTSDLEDAARDLDIPVLLVRGRLSDVVSEQGVADFRALVPQMEYVEISGAAHTAASDVNDEFSDAVVDFVRAHLSGGA, encoded by the coding sequence ATGCTCGCAGGTGTGAGCAACGAAGCCGATTTCACCGAACCCCGCCCGGTTTCCTTCCACGGCCGCGGCGGCATCACCCTCGCCGGGGAGAGCTGGGGACCCGCCGACGGGCCGCTGGCGATCTTCCTGCACGGCGGCGGTCAGACCCGGCACTCGTGGAAGGAGTCCGGCGCGGCGCTGGCCAAGGTCGGTATGCACGCGATCCTGCTCGACGCCCGCGGCCACGGCGAGAGCGACTGGGCGCCCGACGGCGACTACTCCCGCCAGGCGATGACCGCCGACCTCCTCGGCATACTCGCCGAACTGGACCGTTCCGCGATCGTGGTCGGCGCGAGCATGGGCGGCCTGACCGCACTGCTGGCCACCGCCCGCCCCGGTCACGAGCGGATCGCCGGACTGGTGCTGGTCGATGTCGTGCCGCGTCCCGAGCACAAGGGCGTCGAGCGCGTCATGAACTTCCTCGGCGGGCACCCCGAGGGGTTCGCCTCCCTCGAGGAGGCGGCCGACGCGGTCGCCGAATATCTGCCGCACCGCCGTCGCCCCCGCAACCCCGAGGGACTGCGCCGTAATCTGCGCCTGCGCGAGGACGGCCGCTGGTACTGGCACTGGGATCCGGCGATGATGTCGGCGCGCCCGGAGGACATCGAACTGCAGACCTCCGACCTCGAGGACGCGGCGCGCGATCTCGACATCCCGGTCCTGCTGGTGCGCGGCCGGTTGTCGGACGTGGTGAGCGAGCAGGGTGTCGCCGATTTCCGCGCCCTGGTTCCGCAGATGGAGTACGTCGAGATCAGCGGCGCCGCACATACGGCAGCCAGCGACGTCAACGACGAATTCTCGGACGCGGTGGTCGATTTCGTGCGCGCCCATCTGTCCGGCGGGGCCTGA
- a CDS encoding alpha-ketoglutarate-dependent dioxygenase AlkB, translating to MSAPLQRSLFDGPGEIELGPLTGIRRTTLTDGAWVDLLPGWLRGSDELFDRLAARVPWRTDRRPMYDRVVDVPRLLRSYGENEPWPDPVLPQACTALSDRYGAELGEPFRAAGLCYYRDGDDSVAWHGDTGGRGATHDTMVAIVSVGAPRALLLRPRGGGASICYHLGHGDLIVMGGSCQRTWEHAVPKTRRPVGPRISIQFRPRGVH from the coding sequence ATGTCCGCACCGCTGCAGCGCTCGTTGTTCGACGGCCCCGGGGAGATCGAGCTGGGGCCGCTGACGGGAATCCGCCGGACCACGCTCACCGACGGGGCGTGGGTGGATCTGCTGCCGGGCTGGTTACGCGGTTCCGACGAACTGTTCGACCGGCTCGCCGCCCGGGTCCCGTGGCGTACCGATCGGCGGCCGATGTACGACCGCGTGGTCGATGTGCCGCGCCTGCTGCGGTCCTACGGCGAGAACGAGCCGTGGCCGGATCCCGTTCTACCGCAGGCGTGTACGGCCCTGAGCGATCGGTACGGCGCCGAACTGGGCGAGCCGTTCCGCGCGGCGGGCCTGTGCTACTACCGCGACGGTGACGACAGCGTGGCCTGGCACGGCGACACCGGCGGCCGCGGCGCCACCCACGACACGATGGTGGCGATCGTCTCGGTCGGCGCACCGCGCGCCCTGCTGTTGCGCCCCCGTGGCGGCGGCGCGAGCATCTGCTACCACCTCGGGCACGGCGATCTGATCGTGATGGGCGGATCGTGCCAGCGCACCTGGGAGCACGCGGTGCCGAAGACCCGTCGCCCGGTGGGGCCGCGGATCAGCATCCAGTTCCGTCCCCGCGGCGTGCACTGA
- a CDS encoding aspartate carbamoyltransferase catalytic subunit has protein sequence MRHLLSVTDLDRATATELLDDAQRFEQALLGREVRKLPTLRGRTVMTVFFENSTRTRVSFEVAGKWMSADVINVSASSSSVSKGESLRDTALTLHAAGADALIVRHPASGAAHQIARWFGELDAGAGGYTGTGPAVINAGDGMHEHPTQALLDALTLRQRLGDLAGKRIVIVGDILHSRVARSNAFLLDILGAEVVLVAPRTLLPVGVEQWPVQVSHSLDAALPGADAVMMLRVQAERMNGGFFPSAREYSIAYGLNERRMALLDEQAVVLHPGPMLRGMEISAAVADSPRAAVLQQVTNGVHMRMAVLFRLLVGAGEAVA, from the coding sequence GTGAGGCATCTGCTGTCGGTCACCGATCTGGACCGCGCCACCGCCACCGAACTGCTCGACGACGCCCAGCGTTTCGAACAGGCCCTGCTCGGCCGCGAGGTGCGCAAACTGCCGACGCTGCGCGGGCGCACCGTGATGACGGTGTTCTTCGAGAACTCCACCCGCACCCGGGTCTCGTTCGAGGTCGCGGGCAAATGGATGAGCGCCGACGTCATCAACGTGAGCGCGTCGAGTTCCTCGGTGTCGAAGGGCGAATCACTGCGCGACACCGCGCTGACGCTGCACGCCGCCGGTGCCGACGCGCTGATCGTGCGGCATCCGGCCTCGGGCGCGGCCCATCAGATCGCGCGCTGGTTCGGTGAGCTGGACGCCGGGGCGGGCGGGTACACGGGGACCGGTCCGGCGGTGATCAACGCCGGTGACGGTATGCACGAACATCCCACCCAGGCGCTGCTGGACGCGCTGACGCTGCGCCAGCGGCTGGGTGATCTCGCGGGCAAGCGCATCGTGATCGTCGGCGACATCCTGCACAGCCGCGTCGCGCGCTCGAACGCGTTCCTGCTCGACATCCTCGGCGCCGAGGTGGTGCTGGTGGCGCCGCGGACGCTGCTGCCGGTGGGGGTCGAGCAGTGGCCGGTGCAGGTCTCGCATTCGCTGGACGCGGCGCTGCCCGGCGCCGACGCGGTGATGATGCTGCGGGTGCAGGCCGAGCGGATGAACGGCGGATTCTTCCCGTCGGCTCGCGAATACTCCATCGCCTACGGACTCAACGAGCGGCGCATGGCACTGCTCGACGAGCAGGCCGTGGTCCTGCATCCGGGGCCGATGCTGCGCGGTATGGAAATCTCTGCGGCCGTGGCGGATTCACCGCGCGCCGCGGTTCTGCAGCAGGTCACCAACGGCGTGCACATGCGGATGGCGGTGCTGTTCCGGCTGCTGGTCGGCGCGGGGGAGGCCGTCGCATGA